One genomic segment of Polyangia bacterium includes these proteins:
- a CDS encoding chemotaxis protein CheB, translating to MAAPRLIVVGASAGGVEALTRLVHGIQPDIRAPILVVLHISEQSILPAILDRAGPLPAAHVLNGETLQPGRIYVAPPGQHLLVDSSHLWLTRGPRENGHRPAIDPLFRSAARTWRDRVVGVLLSGQMDDGVAGLYAIRARGGITVVQDPKDAIASSMPQNALRLVDVNYCLPAAELGPLLMELVNGGTMATRRKRHTSAAKTVKSGAARVPRMRGFGANKIGERPRASPPPDPEQDPLRCPDCSGPLYQVPGGGPGQWGCREGHVFSPESLSGAQTEALERALWLAVRTMKERALIDRSLGAVPSKPEKLRTRVIERAQSVEHDIELLRQILQRI from the coding sequence ATGGCTGCGCCACGGCTGATCGTCGTCGGCGCGTCAGCCGGCGGGGTCGAAGCCCTGACGCGTTTGGTACACGGCATCCAGCCGGACATCCGCGCTCCGATCCTGGTCGTCCTGCACATCAGCGAGCAAAGCATCCTGCCCGCCATTTTGGATCGTGCCGGTCCCTTGCCGGCCGCCCACGTTCTCAACGGAGAAACGCTGCAGCCGGGCCGCATCTATGTGGCCCCACCCGGCCAACACCTCCTGGTGGACTCGTCACACCTGTGGTTGACGCGCGGCCCGCGGGAAAACGGGCACCGGCCCGCCATTGATCCGCTGTTTCGCAGCGCCGCGCGCACCTGGCGTGATCGAGTGGTCGGGGTGCTTTTGAGCGGACAGATGGACGACGGCGTGGCAGGGCTGTACGCCATCCGCGCGCGAGGCGGCATCACGGTGGTTCAGGATCCGAAGGACGCCATCGCGTCCAGCATGCCGCAGAACGCTCTGCGGTTGGTGGACGTCAATTACTGCCTGCCGGCGGCCGAGCTCGGTCCGCTGCTGATGGAGCTGGTCAACGGAGGGACAATGGCCACCAGGCGGAAGAGACACACCAGCGCCGCGAAGACCGTGAAGAGCGGCGCGGCGCGCGTGCCGCGCATGCGCGGCTTCGGCGCCAACAAGATCGGTGAACGCCCACGCGCATCGCCTCCGCCCGACCCAGAACAGGATCCGTTGCGCTGCCCCGATTGCAGCGGACCGCTTTATCAAGTGCCAGGCGGCGGGCCGGGGCAATGGGGCTGTCGCGAGGGCCACGTATTTTCACCCGAAAGCCTCAGCGGCGCGCAGACCGAGGCCCTGGAACGCGCATTGTGGCTGGCGGTGCGGACGATGAAAGAGCGCGCCCTCATCGATCGCTCGCTGGGCGCCGTCCCCTCCAAACCGGAGAAATTACGCACGCGCGTAATCGAGCGCGCCCAGTCCGTCGAGCACGACATCGAGCTATTACGGCAGATTCTGCAGCGGATCTGA